The following are encoded in a window of Impatiens glandulifera chromosome 5, dImpGla2.1, whole genome shotgun sequence genomic DNA:
- the LOC124939361 gene encoding glycine-rich protein 23-like — MASQLYFLFVLSLVLVHATARNVPTGDNDQKQVIVDGKVADGNVGKGVKDKKCVIGGFAAVGGVAGVGAVIPVGGLGGLGGAGGAGGLGGAGGLGGAGGLGGAGGLGGAGGLGGGGGLGGLGGLGGGIGKAGGIGVGGILP; from the coding sequence ATGGCCTCCCAGTTGTACTTCTTGTTTGTCCTTTCACTTGTCCTAGTTCATGCAACTGCTAGGAATGTCCCTACTGGTGACAATGACCAAAAACAGGTCATTGTTGATGGTAAGGTGGCTGATGGTAATGTTGGAAAAGGTGTTAAGGACAAGAAGTGTGTAATTGGAGGGTTTGCAGCAGTTGGTGGGGTTGCTGGTGTTGGTGCGGTGATACCCGTCGGAGGACTTGGCGGTCTTGGTGGTGCTGGTGGAGCTGGTGGCCTTGGTGGAGCTGGTGGCCTTGGTGGAGCTGGTGGCCTTGGTGGAGCTGGTGGACTTGGTGGAGCTGGTGGActtggtggtggtggtggactTGGTGGACTTGGAGGTCTTGGTGGCGGCATTGGTAAAGCTGGCGGTATTGGAGTTGGTGGGATTTTGCCTTGA